Below is a window of Clostridium cagae DNA.
AAATAAGATGGAAAAAGTATCACAACATATAGGTATGTTCTCATCGGATTATATGGTAAAAAAGAATTACAAAAAAGAATTTGATAAAATTGAATCTATAGACGAAAGTAAAATAATGAAGATATTAGAAAATGGAGTACTTAAAATATCTATGCCTAAAAAATATGCACTAAATGATGATTCTAAAATAGTAGATGTTAAAAATTATATAGAAAATTAAAATTAGGGAAGATTAAATCTTCCCTAATTTTGTAAAAGTAATAAATGTTATTTTCTTTTATTAGCTACTTCAACATTAACTTTCTTTTTGTTTATTTTACCGCCGATACATTTCTCTAACACTTTAGAAGAAACATCTTCATCTATAGTTACAAAAGAGAAATTATCCATAAGATCTATTTTACCAATAGCAGAAGCTCTTACTCTAGTTTGATCTTTTATATAGTTTATTAAGATCTTTGGAGTTAAGCCATCTTTTTTTCCAACAGAGAAGAATAAACGTACATCATTTTTTGAAGCACTAGGTGCATCTAATGTATCTGTATTATATTCAAAGCTGCTTTCATTTTCGAATTTTATCTTCATTAAAGATGCTATTATAGAAATTGGATCATAAGCTTCATTTAATTCAATGGCACTTGGAACAAATGTGCTAAAATCACCACTATCAATAGTTTCTTTAATTTCATTCATTATATTAGTAAATTTTCTACTATGTATTTCATTAGCTGTTGGAACTGATTTTTCTGTTATTGTACTCTTAGTTACTCTTTGAATTTGTTTAAGCATACCTAATTCTTTTGGAGATACTAAAGAATATGCAGTACCAGTTCTATTTGCTCTACCAGTTCTTCCGATTCTATGAACATATGATTCTACATCTTGTGGTAAATCATAGTTTATTACATGTGTAATACCGTCAACATCAATACCTCTAGCAGCTACGTCAGTTGCGATAAGTAAGTTTAATGAACCTTCTTTAAATTTCTTTAAAGTAGTTAATCTGTGTACTTGAGACATATCTCCGTGCATACCCTCAACTACATATCCTTTACCTTGAAGCTCTTCAACTAATTCGTCAACGCCTTTTTTAGTTCTACAGAATATGATAGCAGAAGATGGATTATCTAAATCTAATAATCTACAAAGTGCTTCAAGTCTATGTTTGTTGTTAATCATAAAATAGTTTTGTTCTATTTTAGATACTGTAAGTGAACTTCTCTTTATTGCTACATGTTTAGCATCTGCTTTCATGTAATTCTTAGCTAATTTTGCTATTGGAGCAGGCATTGTAGCTGAGAATAATAAAGTTTGTCTTTCAGCTGGAGTATTACTTATTATAGTTTCAATGTCATCGATGAATCCCATGTTAAGCATTTCGTCTGCTTCATCTAATACTAAGAAATCTACTGTATTTAATTTAAGTATTTTTCTGTTTATAAGGTCTAACACTCTACCTGGAGTTCCAACAACAATATCAATGTTATCTCTTCTTAAAGCTCTGATTTGTCTGTCGATAGATTCTCCACCATAAACAGGTAATACATTTGCTTTTTCATATTTTGAAAGCTTCTTAAGCTCATCATTTACTTGTACAGCAAGCTCTCTTGTAGGAGCTAAAATAAGTGCTTTAATTCCGTTCGTGTCATTTAATCTGCTAAGTATAGGACAACCATACGCTGCAGTTTTTCCTGTACCAGTTTGTGCTTGACCAATTAAGTCAAAACCTTCTAGTGTTACAGGTATACTTTCTTCTTGTATTTGAGAAGGGGTATTAAATCCTAAATCATCTATTGCTTTCACAACTGTGTCTTTAAGACCTAAAGAATAAAATTTGTTATCGTTCATTAAATATCCTCGTTTCTTTTATCTAAAATTGGTTACTTTATATTACTTAATTACATAAGTCAAATAAAATAAGTTTAACAGAGTAGTTTATATAATGTCAAATCGAAAAAACTTACAAATTTTGAAAGTTTTGCAATTTATAAGTTTTGAAATTTCTAATTATCTCTATATTTACTGCACACTATTGATCTAACTTTATTTGGAAGTTCATCTTGTTCTTCCTTTGTTAAATCTTTTGTATAAATTGGTGCATGCACTACAAGTTCTACATTTGCAGGTTTTATTCTATTAGTTTGCTCTAATAACTTATAAGTCCCATTAATAGTAAGAGGAATTATAACACATTTTGATTTTAAAGCTAATTTAAAACTACCTGCTTTAAAATCACCAATTTCTTTTCCTTTACTTCTAGTACCTTCTGGAAATATAACCATAGAATAGCCAGTTTTAAGTATGTTAATTCCTTGAACTATTGCTTCCGCAGACTTCCTTAAATTTTTTCTATCCATGAATACACAATTTATGTATTTCATCCATGTACTAATAAAAGGAAGAGTCTCTAATTCCTTCTTTGCAATAAAGCCTTTTGGTACATCGATAGAACTCATTAATAACGGAATATCAAAATTACTTTGATG
It encodes the following:
- a CDS encoding DEAD/DEAH box helicase — encoded protein: MNDNKFYSLGLKDTVVKAIDDLGFNTPSQIQEESIPVTLEGFDLIGQAQTGTGKTAAYGCPILSRLNDTNGIKALILAPTRELAVQVNDELKKLSKYEKANVLPVYGGESIDRQIRALRRDNIDIVVGTPGRVLDLINRKILKLNTVDFLVLDEADEMLNMGFIDDIETIISNTPAERQTLLFSATMPAPIAKLAKNYMKADAKHVAIKRSSLTVSKIEQNYFMINNKHRLEALCRLLDLDNPSSAIIFCRTKKGVDELVEELQGKGYVVEGMHGDMSQVHRLTTLKKFKEGSLNLLIATDVAARGIDVDGITHVINYDLPQDVESYVHRIGRTGRANRTGTAYSLVSPKELGMLKQIQRVTKSTITEKSVPTANEIHSRKFTNIMNEIKETIDSGDFSTFVPSAIELNEAYDPISIIASLMKIKFENESSFEYNTDTLDAPSASKNDVRLFFSVGKKDGLTPKILINYIKDQTRVRASAIGKIDLMDNFSFVTIDEDVSSKVLEKCIGGKINKKKVNVEVANKRK
- a CDS encoding lysophospholipid acyltransferase family protein — encoded protein: MIRTIIFFIAIIFSLLFVSMNKLKIKSLEKKGDLKEKTEFIHKVTSKWARFVMKACGARINVIGLDNIPKGETILFISNHQSNFDIPLLMSSIDVPKGFIAKKELETLPFISTWMKYINCVFMDRKNLRKSAEAIVQGINILKTGYSMVIFPEGTRSKGKEIGDFKAGSFKLALKSKCVIIPLTINGTYKLLEQTNRIKPANVELVVHAPIYTKDLTKEEQDELPNKVRSIVCSKYRDN